From the Huiozyma naganishii CBS 8797 chromosome 2, complete genome genome, one window contains:
- the SNX41 gene encoding Snx41p (similar to Saccharomyces cerevisiae SNX41 (YDR425W); ancestral locus Anc_5.533) has product MSILNDLPVEGVIPEDDEEEQEEEEDNNPFAGTAHMFASGVASVPDHIATGSAVRGTVLSAGAPQYLYDEDEVGDEVAAAGSADPTADLKRYDGDTPDVSSSDSSRGSTHQGSSTISPHSKYEPYETLTMSMAVPPVDNQPLDSLDGTERISIVDSGDFKDPWGKHAIGYVIRTAQGGEVIRRYSEFASLHQVLMKLLPTIVIPPIPSKHPLLKYFLNPINAQNDAKIIEKRKRRFVSFLNECNRVAEIRSHIVFQKFLDPEYNWKDVLNSPPVTVLPLSNLLAPPLNPTKPSPLHILLPSPRTLTKVKPLVDRRDSDTEKEFALYEEKLARYMARFHPLHASVKQTNNHVHTLSSQIAELGAYYNAFSLENRDQAAGRVCESIEKIGHSFDVTYVSLEMLAESVHNLVEEPLDDIVKYLQDSKRVIVFKDLKYAQRQIIKATIKKRTARFDELAEFGKKLKKLDSAVIRDVAASSYVEPAESTSPESPTSPTNLSSSVVSHTEQVVQFQLQRNKRRLGKNAVNKRGQVEPEFLTTMEREEETKRLARELSKLRECERLIDRDIEQVNASALNSLKSLVEHIDSTAELLLKSITRAIIDWIKECLKAWQTARASIGDL; this is encoded by the coding sequence ATGAGTATACTAAATGACCTGCCCGTAGAGGGTGTCATCCCagaagacgacgaagaggaacaagaggaagaggaagataaTAACCCTTTTGCAGGAACTGCACACATGTTTGCATCGGGGGTTGCGTCTGTGCCTGACCATATAGCTACAGGATCTGCTGTACGGGGCACGGTGTTGTCCGCTGGTGCACCGCAGTATCTTTacgatgaggatgaggTGGGTGATGAGGTGGCCGCAGCAGGGTCCGCGGACCCCACCGCGGATCTCAAACGGTACGATGGTGACACCCCTGACGTTTCGTCCTCGGACTCATCGCGAGGGTCTACACACCAGGGCAGCAGCACGATTTCACCGCACTCCAAGTACGAACCTTATGAAACGCTGACTATGTCGATGGCCGTGCCGCCTGTGGATAACCAGCCGCTGGATTCCCTGGATGGCACAGAACGCATCTCGATAGTGGACTCAGGGGACTTCAAGGACCCCTGGGGCAAGCACGCCATCGGGTACGTCATCAGGACTGCGCAGGGAGGGGAAGTCATACGACGGTACTCGGAATTTGCATCGTTGCACCAGGTACTCATGAAATTGCTCCCCACTATAGTCATCCCACCGATCCCCTCGAAACATCCGCTACTCAAGTACTTCCTGAACCCGATCAACGCGCAGAACGACGCAAAGATCATAGAGAAGCGTAAAAGGCGGTTCGTGTCCTTCCTTAACGAGTGCAACCGTGTTGCAGAGATCAGATCGCACATCGTGTTCCAGAAGTTCTTAGACCCAGAGTACAACTGGAAGGACGTCCTCAATTCACCACCCGTAACGGTCTTGCCCCTCAGCAACCTACTGGCGCCACCGCTCAACCCTACAAAACCAAGCCCACTACATATTCTCTTGCCCTCGCCGAGAACACTCACAAAGGTGAAACCTCTCGTGGACAGAAGGGACTCCGATACAGAGAAGGAGTTTGCTCTCTACGAGGAGAAACTCGCCCGCTACATGGCCCGATTCCACCCGCTCCATGCGAGCGTGAAACAGACAAACAACCACGTACACACTCTGTCCTCGCAGATAGCTGAACTCGGGGCATACTACAACGCCTTCTCCCTCGAGAACAGGGACCAAGCGGCGGGCCGCGTGTGCGAGAGCATTGAGAAGATCGGCCACTCGTTCGACGTCACATACGTAAGCCTCGAGATGCTTGCGGAGAGCGTGCACAATCTGGTTGAAGAACCCCTCGACGACATCGTCAAATACCTTCAGGACTCCAAGCGCGTCATCGTGTTCAAGGACCTTAAGTACGCGCAGCGACAAATCATTAAAGCCACCATCAAGAAACGTACGGCGAGATTCGACGAGCTCGCGGAGTTTGGtaaaaagttgaagaaactggactCCGCGGTCATAAGGGATGTCGCTGCCTCGTCATACGTGGAACCCGCTGAGTCCACGTCCCCTGAATCTCCCACGTCACCAACGAACTTGTCCAGCTCGGTCGTCAGCCACACGGAACAGGTCGTTCAGTTCCAATTGCAGAGGAATAAGCGCCGTCTGGGGAAGAACGCGGTCAACAAGCGTGGACAGGTTGAACCCGAGTTTCTAACGACGATGGAGCGGGAGGAGGAGACGAAGCGGCTTGCCAGGGAGCTTTCGAAACTCCGCGAATGTGAGCGGCTGATTGACCGTGACATCGAGCAAGTCAACGCGTCCGCTTTGAACAGTCTCAAGAGCCTTGTCGAGCACATTGACTCTACCGCTgagctgctgttgaagtcCATCACAAGAGCGATCATCGACTGGATCAAGGAGTGTTTGAAAGCTTGGCAAACCGCCAGGGCGAGCATCGGAGACCTCTAG
- the ERG6 gene encoding sterol 24-C-methyltransferase (similar to Saccharomyces cerevisiae ERG6 (YML008C); ancestral locus Anc_5.529): MTDTDNDSQLRQRQAEFSKELHGEGAASRSGFSALLAKDKTAQREAVSKYLKHWDGLTDKEAEERRLEDYNESTHSYYNVVTDFYEYGWGSSFHFCRFYKGENFYAAMARHEHYLAYAAGIQQGDLVLDVGCGVGGPAREISRFTNCNVIGLNNNDYQIEKAKYYAKKAGLQDKLDFVKGDFMHMEFEPETFDKVYAIEATCHAPNLEKCYKEIYKVLKPGGKFAVYEWVMTSQYDETNEAHRKIAYEIELGDGIPKMFKVDTARQALENCGFKVLVDEDLAAKGDEVPWYYPLTGEWKYVQTIADIGTFFRTSYLGRKVTSTMVSLMERFGIAPEGSSKVTAALEEAAVGLVAGGREHLFTPMMLFVAQKPMNDEQES; this comes from the coding sequence ATGACTGACACGGATAACGACTCTCAATTGAGACAGAGACAGGCAGAGTTCTCGAAGGAATTGCACGGTGAAGGTGCTGCCTCGAGGAGTGGGTTTTCTGCTCTGTTGGCCAAGGATAAGACTGCGCAGAGAGAGGCTGtctccaagtacttgaagcACTGGGATGGGTTGACCGATAAGGAGGCCGAGGAGAGACGTCTTGAGGATTATAACGAGTCCACTCACTCCTACTATAACGTTGTCACGGATTTCTACGAGTACGGATGGGGGTCGTCCTTCCATTTCTGTAGATTCTACAAGGGGGAAAACTTCTATGCCGCAATGGCTAGACACGAACACTACTTGGCGTACGCTGCTGGGATCCAGCAGGGGGATCTAGTGTTGGATGTCGGTTGTGGTGTAGGTGGTCCAGCAAGAGAGATCTCCAGATTTACCAACTGTAACGTCATTGGgttgaacaacaacgatTACCAGATCGAGAAGGCCAAATACTACGCTAAGAAGGCAGGTCTACAAGATAAACTGGATTTTGTCAAGGGGGATTTTATGCACATGGAATTTGAACCAGAGACTTTTGATAAAGTGTACGCCATTGAGGCTACTTGTCACGCCCCAAACTTGGAGAAATGTTACAAAGAGATCTACAAAGTGTTGAAACCAGGTGGGAAATTTGCAGTTTACGAATGGGTCATGACTAGCCAGTACGATGAAACTAATGAGGCTCACAGGAAGATCGCATACGAGATCGAACTCGGGGATGGGATCCCCAAGATGTTCAAAGTCGACACCGCTCGTCAGGCTCTAGAGAACTGTGGGTTCAAAGTCCTTGTCGATGAGGACCTAGCCGCTAAGGGTGACGAGGTCCCATGGTACTACCCACTGACTGGTGAGTGGAAATACGTCCAGACTATCGCCGATATCGGGACTTTCTTCAGAACGTCGTACTTGGGTAGAAAAGTGACAAGTACGATGGTCTCCCTGATGGAACGGTTCGGTATTGCCCCAGAGGGGTCCTCCAAGGTCACAGCGGCCCTTGAGGAGGCCGCCGTTGGGCTGGTTGCAGGTGGCAGAGAACACCTGTTCACCCCAATGATGCTCTTCGTCGCCCAAAAACCAATGAACGACGAACAGGAATCCTGA
- the YAP1 gene encoding DNA-binding transcription factor YAP1 (similar to Saccharomyces cerevisiae YAP1 (YML007W) and CAD1 (YDR423C); ancestral locus Anc_5.528) encodes MAATVASAMVTPEVHADRGRDRDLEVVDSGAEPLKKRTHTASKPLDKEARMKRTEQNRAAQRAFRERKERKMKELEAKVDKLTRIQKQNEVESEFLRGQLVTLVHELKKYRPETSNDSKVLEYLAKHDNVPPNQQGQAPAARDRGDFSFEFPWKGRTAPEFDNSTTQETTTATPSPVSPGTKDQQGKPTDWLDEVLSSTELYAKQQQQQLQGNRSESPFLAGYDDSLTVSNEITFDTQFDEQVSDFCVRMNEACGSKTNPVPKSKKGSVFSNSVLSPPSLLNSLSNTWGTDRTDAGSATSETTSPRLTESSSSTVTTNNDLKLDADFEIPFINTSLAFPTDDGAVPQTVDDNIFFRDTQHEQRSALDDFLEEEELTDNQQQQQHEEKINLLINEVPFSIEADKEVPFSIEPNEDGDPQVVPSKDGKLLKCSEIWDRITAHPKYSDLDIDGLCGELMTKAKCSERGVVVNADDVKDALNRHIA; translated from the coding sequence ATGGCTGCTACGGTTGCCAGTGCGATGGTGACGCCAGAGGTGCATGCGGACAGAGGTAGAGACAGAGACTTGGAGGTGGTGGACTCTGGGGCGGAGCCcctgaagaagaggacgcACACGGCGTCGAAACCGCTGGATAAAGAGGCGCGGATGAAGCGTACGGAACAGAATAGGGCCGCTCAGAGGGCGTTCAGGGAGAGGAAggagaggaagatgaaggaGTTGGAGGCTAAAGTGGATAAACTGACGAGGATACAGAAGCAGAACGAAGTTGAGTCTGAGTTTCTCAGGGGCCAACTCGTTACACTCGTTCatgagttgaagaagtataGACCGGAGACTTCAAATGACTCAAAAGTGTTGGAGTACCTTGCGAAACACGATAACGTGCCCCCCAATCAGCAGGGCCAGGCACCCGCGGCAAGGGACAGAGGTGACTTTTCGTTTGAGTTCCCCTGGAAGGGTAGAACTGCTCCAGAGTTTGATAACTCGACAACTCAAGAGACCACTACGGCGACTCCGTCGCCAGTATCTCCAGGAACTAAGGACCAACAGGGGAAACCAACAGACTGGTTGGACGAAGTGCTCTCCAGCACAGAACTGTACgccaaacaacaacaacaacaacttcaGGGAAACCGTTCTGAGAGTCCCTTTCTTGCAGGGTACGACGATAGCTTGACGGTCTCGAACGAGATAACGTTCGACACGCAGTTCGACGAGCAAGTAAGTGACTTCTGCGTGCGTATGAACGAGGCTTGTGGGAGCAAGACTAACCCTGTCCCCAAGAGCAAGAAGGGGTCCGTGTTCTCGAACTCGGTTCTGTCGCCGCCATCGTTGCTTAACTCTCTCTCCAACACGTGGGGGACTGACAGGACAGACGCGGGGAGTGCCACCTCGGAGACAACGTCGCCGCGGCTCACAGAATCCTCAAGTTCTACAGTCACGACGAACAACGACCTCAAATTGGATGCAGATTTCGAAATACCCTTTATTAACACATCCCTCGCGTTCCCAACAGATGACGGGGCCGTGCCACAAACCGTAGACGATAACATATTCTTCAGAGACACGCAGCACGAACAACGCAGCGCACTAGACGATTTCttagaggaggaggagctCACCGAtaatcaacaacaacaacaacacgaggagaagatcaacCTGCTCATAAACGAGGTGCCCTTCTCCATAGAGGCAGACAAGGAGGTGCCCTTCAGTATAGAACCCAACGAGGACGGTGACCCACAGGTGGTACCCTCCAAAGACGGCAAATTGCTCAAGTGTTCGGAGATATGGGATCGTATCACGGCACACCCGAAGTACTCGGACCTCGATATCGACGGTCTCTGTGGGGAACTCATGACAAAGGCGAAGTGTTCGGAGCGCGGTGTCGTCGTCAACGCAGATGACGTCAAAGATGCTCTCAACAGACACATCGCATAG
- the KNAG0B03690 gene encoding uncharacterized protein (similar to Saccharomyces cerevisiae SIP1 (YDR422C); ancestral locus Anc_5.527), producing the protein MGAGQSTLVALSADTVNKFKPSAKRDKRDEHHDGAKYTRENYDNFYNYNLLELVRGQRVPHFYRQPRRRTKVKLRFRDSHTIPFRVHSVAIQGTDITSKLQRTGKMGGLQQIPLQFEGDSSEWVAPDLYLPPGEYKFRFVINDTCSMHSEYLPILTVGDGIAYNYFVVIENDEVVEPAVAADAPMGQDSPLGARVEYTNEILPLFEGYCDSQQIDHTAQYKPKTHMNQKTFFYYAFQEQDAASGDYDAQFCERYTVPIIPPYFYSIDITPQDNTLKVPLPIQLANLNRTIFPSPEDICNDYLCIGCVISYRGKYMAHLFYRPSPWE; encoded by the coding sequence ATGGGTGCAGGTCAGTCCACTTTGGTAGCACTCTCGGCAGATACTGTGAATAAATTCAAACCCAGCGCAAAACGGGACAAACGAGATGAACACCACGATGGGGCGAAATACACTCGGGAGAACTACGACAATTTCTACAATTACAACCTTTTAGAACTCGTCAGGGGACAACGTGTCCCGCATTTCTACCGCCAGCCACGCCGCAGGACAAAAGTGAAACTCAGGTTCAGGGACTCCCACACGATACCCTTCAGAGTCCACAGTGTGGCGATCCAGGGAACAGATATCACATCCAAATTGCAGCGTACAGGGAAGATGGGGGGCTTGCAACAGATCCCTCTGCAGTTTGAGGGAGATTCCAGTGAGTGGGTCGCGCCAGACTTGTACTTACCCCCAGGGGAATACAAATTCCGGTTTGTGATTAACGATACTTGTAGCATGCATTCGGAGTACTTACCAATACTCACAGTAGGCGATGGCATCGCATACAACTATTTTGTCGTTATTGAGAATGACGAGGTGGTAGAACCAGCTGTTGCCGCGGATGCGCCAATGGGTCAAGATTCCCCCCTGGGAGCACGCGTAGAATACACGAACGAAATCCTGCCTCTATTCGAGGGCTACTGTGACAGCCAGCAGATCGACCACACCGCGCAATACAAACCAAAGACACACATGAACCAGAAAACGTTTTTCTATTATGCGTTCCAGGAACAAGACGCAGCGAGCGGGGACTATGACGCCCAGTTCTGCGAAAGGTACACGGTGCCAATAATACCGCCTTACTTCTACAGCATCGACATCACACCACAGGATAACACATTGAAAGTCCCGCTGCCCATCCAGCTTGCTAACCTAAACAGGACGATTTTTCCGTCTCCGGAAGATATCTGCAATGATTACTTGTGTATTGGCTGCGTCATCAGTTACCGAGGAAAGTACATGGCACACCTGTTCTACCGACCATCACCCTGGGAATAG
- the GIS4 gene encoding Gis4p (similar to Saccharomyces cerevisiae GIS4 (YML006C); ancestral locus Anc_5.526): MQKSIRVNDYYDNDDNGLWSWYLQNIRSGDFEELTHNELKYTLLKRFLKNHFTSLEGINSKILFISIPDKVHSDISVLETFLKDYFHLEDLQNIKIQKLTTSNCYNHENHYLLTDTLNNFNDRKFLRYLNPGRKFENSGDMAKLDGVSGPLSIYGTTTSTTVKNEDDFPEEVTAEPATTTSTSTNASSLVSNHAPIQNLDKSHDLLIIQNSTGLINGKGASEPIIEDKTVSNSTTCNNNGLQPNGISNKQNGIKSERIETPNESASSESSGLFEDGASSIVLDFPRSKVQAQKRKVRSARSSVSGSNASNNPLLNTALNNSNLYTPASSELVSFNSYYNEEEDASSTMIYNSQEGRSGHMDHPLTRMLTRSDSQMLQDNETNSDQEDSNSELPSVVETADDAPVVGAGAGTGTGLNSRPHGISCVSSVSTGSFTSSFTTSSSSSCSTSMSTSSTVSSHYSILPSITIKDTEGHFRLVLQSVLLQREDKAIFTAIRQSNNKVDRATVQDDWILYDSDFSMNNLMMMTLRGLFNFSENMSKILFYSMIIVDDAETADDMLDEEATHSGDVSDTQPQLMFDEEDSDSGVQEPQMYLPQKTASHATTAHRSIRTVNSIGEWAYKKKSNATSNHDAASVGSQGNSTLQPIISKPEHIEKHKEDVRKLSVVERWKSLPSKRINGHDEIKKWKLKMKKFKKSNGHTADGSKETFCSIM; the protein is encoded by the coding sequence ATGCAAAAATCTATTAGAGTTAATGATTACTACGATAATGATGATAATGGGCTCTGGTCTTGGTATCTACAAAATATTAGATCAGGGGACTTTGAGGAGTTGACGCATAACGAATTGAAATACACTCTGCTGAAAAGATTTCTGAAGAATCATTTCACGTCCCTCGAGGGGATAAACTCCAAGATTCTTTTCATTTCAATCCCAGATAAAGTTCACAGCGATATTTCGGTCCTGGAGACCTTTCTGAAGGACTACTTTCATTTAGAGGATTTACAGAACATAAAGATACAGAAGTTAACCACTTCGAATTGCTATAATCATGAAAACCATTACCTACTGACTGATACCCTTAACAACTTTAACGatagaaaatttttgaggTACTTGAACCCCGGTCGAAAGTTTGAGAACTCTGGTGACATGGCAAAACTGGATGGCGTTTCAGGGCCTTTATCCATATACGGGACGACCACATCTACTACCGTGAAAAATGAGGATGACTTTCCAGAAGAGGTGACAGCCGAACCCGCCACAACAACGTCTACATCGACAAATGCATCATCGTTAGTGTCTAATCATGCTCCGATACAAAATTTGGATAAATCGCATGATCTACTAATAATTCAAAACTCAACGGGCTTAATAAACGGTAAGGGTGCCTCTGAGCCCATCATCGAAGACAAAACGGTTAGTAACTCAACCACGTGTAATAATAACGGCTTACAGCCGAATGGCATCTCCAACAAACAAAATGGTATAAAATCGGAACGCATCGAAACTCCGAACGAAAGTGCATCTTCGGAGTCATCCGGTTTATTCGAGGACGGGGCTAGTTCCATAGTCTTAGATTTCCCGCGGAGCAAAGTCCAGGcacagaagaggaaagtgaGGTCGGCCAGGTCATCGGTTTCGGGATCCAACGCATCTAATAATCCTCTGCTCAATACGGCACTGAATAACTCCAATCTGTACACACCTGCATCGTCAGAATTAGTATCCTTTAACAGCTATTACAATGAGGAAGAGGATGCCAGCAGTACCATGATATACAACTCGCAAGAAGGTAGGTCAGGGCACATGGACCACCCATTAACCAGAATGCTGACGCGCAGTGACTCTCAGATGCTGCAGGACAACGAAACGAATAGCGATCAAGAGGATTCCAACAGTGAGTTACCGTCCGTTGTGGAAACTGCAGATGATGCACCAGTTGTTGGCGCGGGCGCGGGCACGGGCACGGGATTGAATTCAAGGCCGCATGGTATATCGTGCGTGTCGAGTGTCAGCACAGGGTCATTTACTAGCTCGTTCACgacttcttcctcctcttcgtgTTCAACGTCGATGTCGACATCTTCTACCGTATCTTCCCACTATTCTATCCTCCCGTCGATCACAATCAAGGATACGGAGGGGCATTTCAGGTTGGTTTTGCAGTCCGTGCTACTACAAAGGGAGGACAAGGCCATATTCACGGCGATACGACAATCCAATAATAAAGTGGACAGGGCGACCGTGCAAGACGATTGGATTTTATACGACTCTGATTTCTCAATGAACAacttgatgatgatgaccCTTCGTGGACTGTTCAATTTTAGTGAGAACATGTCGAAGATCCTTTTCTATTCTATGATCATTGTCGATGACGCAGAGACAGCTGATGACATGCTCGACGAGGAGGCAACCCACAGTGGGGACGTATCAGATACTCAGCCGCAGCTTATGtttgatgaggaggatAGCGACAGTGGTGTACAGGAACCACAGATGTACCTTCCACAAAAAACTGCATCGCATGCAACAACTGCGCATAGATCCATTAGGACCGTGAATAGTATTGGTGAGTGGGcgtacaagaaaaagagcAACGCCACGAGCAATCACGATGCCGCGTCTGTAGGGTCTCAGGGAAACAGCACGTTGCAACCTATCATCTCGAAACCGGAACACATCGAAAAACACAAGGAGGATGTGCGCAAGTTGTCCGTTGTTGAGCGGTGGAAGAGTCTGCCCTCGAAGCGGATCAACGGTCATGACGAAatcaagaaatggaaattgaagatgaagaagttcaagaaatccaaTGGACACACTGCAGACGGCAGTAAGGAAACATTTTGTTCTATTATGTAG
- the RPL12A gene encoding 60S ribosomal protein uL11 (similar to Saccharomyces cerevisiae RPL12B (YDR418W) and RPL12A (YEL054C); ancestral locus Anc_5.522), which translates to MPPKFDPTEVKYLYLRAVGGEVGASAALAPKIGPLGLSPKKVGEDIAKATKEFKGIKVTVQLKIQNRQASASVVPSASSLVITALKEPPRDRKKDKNVKHSGNIPLDEIIAIAKQMREKSFGKNLASVTKEILGTAQSVGCRVDFKNPHDIIDAINAGELEIPEN; encoded by the coding sequence ATGCCTCCAAAGTTCGACCCAACGGAAGTTAAATACCTATACCTAAGAGCTGTCGGTGGTGAAGTCGGTGCTTCTGCCGCTTTGGCTCCAAAGATCGGTCCTTTGGGTCTTTCTCCAAAGAAGGTCGGTGAAGATATCGCCAAGGCCACCAAGGAATTTAAGGGTATCAAGGTTACCGTCCAATTGAAGATCCAAAACAGACAAGCTTCTGCTTCTGTCGTCCCATCGGCTTCCTCTTTAGTCATCACTGCCTTGAAGGAACCACCTAGAGACagaaagaaggacaagaacgTCAAGCACAGTGGTAACATCCCATTGGATGAAATCATCGCAATTGCCAAGCAAATGAGAGAAAAGTCCTTTGGTAAGAACTTGGCTTCCGTCACCAAGGAAATCTTGGGTACTGCCCAATCTGTCGGCTGTCGTGTCGACTTCAAGAACCCACATGACATCATCGATGCCATCAACGCTGGTGAACTAGAAATCCCAGAAAACTAA
- the MAK10 gene encoding Mak10p (similar to Saccharomyces cerevisiae MAK10 (YEL053C); ancestral locus Anc_5.521): MGASEEKSVLDAHLLNGLDKLSVRHGDGIEMVNVTENLRELCKRLNAQSIIKVHSSDLFQGTHALEVNNPKLDSHLIVLSEEELSLSCDCAHGANDVERLQYVTSIADRLLRSVITWLNEYQSLPATLLSCRYVEEFLIRNSQRDKALFKFNTDCIYYDQILTNIIAAICYFAAFVKSLLLRAVIFEEEDLNFNSMGLQSFDIMPPQKLILSELQKSLDLISDDSSPMAVHLGHILKAVRCLVHIEDVLTVYSTSTAYLDELIELARSLQSHTLKLEPPAGSFSMGIQKRRSNQFPPKNIVEPDNNYLGFIHMANSIKTVLRVSEADTAVETFQFAYFFNKLKQQHVLARAIFPLFLVRDNQNILGRYSIEDFLFSHLMEYSLMGTQVSEKMQSSPEVFQVLTPALKECANALFDWYQNASQNTARYRQGYNRQLIVWDSVQAQLETAELNFISAEIHDEVISGSDTVATPLMPYASWVFTLKVMVMIEFTLKGFDLDVYKPYEGYDMFWYVSYLAFHLDSCLIKIHCFIMNRIDRIHAMNKKMKKMKAGPKKSKLKEDYQELMSTEMGQLQTNKQYLNYLIAHTKIHRSLSMFQTLQFALLKSHGVIDNKPPMLNQFANAELIHSLRFKPFSSIGVPELPSYAEFESTINRFVVDGEPGSANFVAEVETNMILMEKESATAEEAAKGIIRAIEANDKNGEMFTGTKLVKQESLEYFGELLNSAHAMNINAKDNLKKLKVDPSAAAKRFAVTLKHQSGMSSFYPLFTVVEKKSRRTSCN; the protein is encoded by the coding sequence ATGGGTGCTAGTGAAGAGAAGTCTGTACTGGACGCGCATCTACTCAATGGGCTTGATAAATTGTCTGTTCGACATGGAGACGGTATTGAAATGGTAAATGTGACAGAAAACTTGAGAGAGCTATGCAAGCGATTGAATGCACAATCTATAATCAAAGTCCACTCGTCTGATTTATTTCAGGGGACGCATGCTTTGGAGGTCAACAATCCAAAGTTGGACTCCCATCTGATAGTACTCTCTGAGGAGGAACTGTCCCTTTCTTGCGACTGTGCCCACGGCGCGAATGATGTAGAGAGATTGCAATATGTCACATCCATCGCAGATAGATTACTCAGATCCGTAATTACATGGTTAAATGAGTACCAAAGTTTACCAGCGACGTTACTGAGTTGTCGATACGTTGAGGAGTTTTTGATCCGCAATTCGCAGAGGGATAAAGCGCTTTTCAAGTTTAACACGGACTGCATTTATTACGATCAAATTCTGACAAATATCATTGCAGCTATCTGCTATTTTGCCGCTTTTGTGAAAAGTTTGCTGCTTAGGGCTGTGATCttcgaggaggaggatttGAACTTTAACTCAATGGGGTTACAATCGTTCGATATTATGCCTCCGCAAAAACTCATACTTTCTGAATTACAGAAAAGTTTGGATCTTATTTCTGATGATAGTAGTCCTATGGCTGTCCATTTGGGGCATATATTAAAGGCGGTTCGGTGCCTAGTTCACATCGAAGATGTACTTACAGTATACTCAACAAGCACGGCGTATTTGGACGAACTAATTGAGCTTGCTCGTTCACTGCAGAGCCATACTTTGAAGCTAGAACCACCCGCAGGGTCTTTTTCGATGGGTATCCAAAAGAGACGTTCCAACCAATTCCCGCCCAAAAATATCGTTGAACCGGACAACAACTATCTTGGGTTTATCCATATGGCCAATAGCATCAAAACCGTTTTAAGAGTCTCAGAGGCAGATACTGCCGTGGAGACCTTCCAGTTTGCGTACTTCTTTAATAAACTGAAACAGCAACATGTTCTCGCGAGAGCCATCTTCCCATTGTTTCTAGTACGCGATAACCAGAACATCCTAGGGAGATATTCGATAGAGGATTTCCTGTTTTCGCATCTCATGGAATACTCTTTGATGGGGACACAAGTTTCCGAAAAGATGCAGAGTTCACCGGAAGTCTTCCAAGTCCTGACTCCAGCATTGAAAGAATGTGCTAACGCCTTATTCGATTGGTACCAAAACGCATCTCAAAACACGGCAAGGTATAGGCAGGGTTATAATAGACAACTGATCGTATGGGATTCTGTTCAAGCTCAACTGGAAACCGCGGAACTTAATTTCATCTCTGCAGAGATACACGATGAAGTCATTAGTGGCTCTGATACGGTAGCTACTCCGCTGATGCCATATGCCTCGTGGGTATTCACTTTAAAAGTAATGGTGATGATTGAATTTACGTTGAAGGGGTTCGACTTGGACGTGTATAAACCATATGAGGGTTACGATATGTTCTGGTACGTTTCCTATTTGGCTTTCCACCTTGACTCTTGCTTGATAAAAATCCACTGTTTCATAATGAATAGAATAGATCGTATCCATGCcatgaacaagaagatgaagaaaatgaaggcGGGCCCCAAGAAGAGCAAACTGAAGGAAGACTACCAGGAACTGATGTCCACAGAGATGGGCCAATTACAAACGAACAAACAGTATCTGAATTATCTGATCGCACACACCAAAATACACAGATCCCTGAGTATGTTCCAAACTTTACAATTTGCATTATTGAAGTCGCACGGCGTAATTGATAACAAGCCGCCCATGCTGAACCAGTTTGCGAACGCGGAACTGATACACAGCTTAAGATTTAAACCCTTTTCATCCATCGGTGTACCTGAACTACCAAGCTACGCGGAGTTTGAATCCACGATTAACAGGTTCGTGGTTGATGGGGAACCTGGTTCTGCAAATTTCGTCGCTGAAGTAGAGACAAACATGATTTTGATGGAGAAAGAGAGTGCCACCGCTGAAGAGGCCGCTAAAGGGATAATAAGGGCCATTGAAGCGAATGACAAAAACGGGGAAATGTTCACGGGGACGAAACTGGTGAAACAAGAATCCCTGGAGTATTTCGGCGAGCTGTTGAATTCAGCGCACGCAATGAACATTAACGCCAAGGACAACctcaagaaattgaaggtGGATCCATCCGCAGCCGCGAAAAGGTTTGCTGTCACGCTTAAGCACCAAAGTGGCATGTCCTCCTTCTACCCACTATTTACAGTGGTCGAAAAGAAGAGCCGCCGTACCTCTTGTAACTAA